A genomic window from Chitinophaga pollutisoli includes:
- a CDS encoding S8 family serine peptidase encodes MALGKHNHRNNFEGDVIADAKLLSIKISDNGNGYISEVDLLKMLYAVKTKYPEIRLFTLTTCYGNFMYKNEAFSDYTYALDKFAYETNSLILICTGNNLNCINENTSYDLSYFHGDHTNLSTPADSLNNLTVGAAADNLKDGAFLGIANSREFPALYTRKGHIDLSTIYNAKKTNKNYFKPDVIESGGDVGYYNENTLDWMDEPALTLLSARSEIGIMQEVGTSFATPLVANLAAKIIKNYPALSNESIKALIVNSASLNLIPFADNVSKLRNRVVGNGIANEFRSLYSDNNRATLILEDTIENKKIKIYPINFPEYLVNDDLGKVKKRLKITATLCFKFLPIKNNQLSYNPIHMAFSIFKNHSAEDILKSEKKIKSKLRTNFGWSEDGRFPNKPLPYSNTQKVTLLNVTVDDLANETNTFKLAVHAKLSEQIVGGLPENYPTEFPFSIVLTIEETIKKSTGKLYDEIQLVNEVEALQDLNLDAGLEAEALDV; translated from the coding sequence GTGGCTTTAGGTAAACATAACCATAGAAATAATTTTGAGGGCGATGTAATAGCAGATGCAAAATTACTTTCAATCAAAATCAGCGATAATGGCAACGGTTATATTTCAGAGGTCGATTTGCTAAAAATGCTATATGCCGTTAAGACTAAATATCCGGAAATCAGATTGTTTACATTAACCACTTGTTATGGTAATTTTATGTATAAAAATGAGGCTTTCTCCGACTATACTTACGCTTTGGATAAATTTGCCTATGAGACAAACAGTCTTATTTTAATTTGCACGGGAAATAACCTCAACTGTATTAATGAAAATACAAGCTATGACCTTTCCTATTTTCACGGCGACCACACCAATTTATCGACACCAGCGGATAGTCTAAATAATCTTACCGTTGGAGCTGCAGCCGACAACCTAAAAGATGGTGCTTTCTTGGGTATTGCCAACAGTAGAGAATTTCCAGCATTATACACAAGAAAAGGGCATATCGATTTGTCTACAATATACAATGCCAAGAAAACAAATAAAAACTATTTCAAGCCAGATGTAATAGAAAGTGGTGGAGATGTAGGATATTATAATGAAAATACTTTGGACTGGATGGATGAACCTGCACTTACATTATTATCAGCTCGTTCAGAAATCGGGATTATGCAGGAAGTTGGGACAAGTTTTGCAACTCCTTTGGTAGCTAATCTTGCAGCAAAAATTATAAAGAATTATCCTGCTCTATCAAATGAAAGCATAAAAGCCCTTATCGTTAATAGTGCTTCATTGAATTTAATTCCATTTGCAGATAATGTATCGAAATTAAGAAACAGAGTTGTAGGTAATGGTATAGCTAATGAATTTAGAAGTCTATATTCCGACAATAATAGAGCAACACTTATTTTAGAAGATACAATTGAAAATAAGAAAATCAAGATTTATCCTATCAATTTCCCTGAATATTTGGTTAATGATGATTTAGGCAAGGTGAAGAAAAGATTAAAAATAACCGCTACATTATGTTTTAAATTTTTACCAATTAAGAATAATCAGCTTTCGTACAATCCTATTCACATGGCTTTCAGTATTTTTAAAAATCATTCTGCGGAAGATATTTTAAAGTCTGAAAAGAAAATCAAATCAAAATTACGAACAAACTTTGGATGGTCAGAAGATGGTAGGTTTCCAAATAAACCATTGCCGTATTCTAATACTCAAAAGGTTACCTTGCTAAATGTTACAGTTGACGATTTGGCAAATGAAACAAATACCTTTAAACTGGCTGTTCACGCTAAATTATCTGAACAAATTGTTGGGGGCTTACCTGAAAATTATCCCACAGAATTTCCGTTTTCAATAGTATTAACAATAGAAGAAACTATCAAGAAAAGTACAGGAAAACTATACGATGAAATTCAGTTGGTAAATGAAGTTGAAGCACTCCAAGACCTTAACCTTGACGCAGGATTAGAAGCAGAAGCATTAGACGTTTAA
- a CDS encoding Eco57I restriction-modification methylase domain-containing protein, with protein MRDTAVSILRGISIRMPLLIYGADVRNEENELTIDNFTDLVDDQSWEEFMPKGVDKATFKKFKKYYEPDVFRAAGKRIRALARATDHVTIEERIERITHIFGTFRNPDKETVLTPWRVVNMHLGDCLGGYVFLDETREKTIAHPSYTSQGQVTDEVFATDARILEINSKSGLYPLYVAYSIFRTRIKEKYPDKDPNTLTVAQQQELWDETVAENVFVLCKTPMAKSITKRTLVGFRVANVNTHYFEDMVRQITQRPEKFIAKIKKGQSYWKANNNNDMKFNAIVGNPPYMEMDGGAQASAKPIYNEFVDIAKKIEPEYISMIMPTRWYSGGKGLDDFRESMINDKRLAVLHDYLNPDEVFPKTNIRGGICYFLWDKNYGSDSELTEVVTHREGEETVSVMRSLKSGETEIFVRHKSALDIIEKVNASDDFKSFEDYVSPLRPFGFRGYFTNDDRFRSESKGLNKPIICYGKGKKIGYVEESEITIRKKWINRFKVFTSRANNIGTELNDDNLNTFIGEPGTICTESYMVLGADLKLERESAITLSKYCSTKFVRFMHSLAKASQDATSKTYKFVPVQDFTRNSDIDWTKSIPEIDQQLYKKYQLSAEEVAFIESMIKPMA; from the coding sequence ATGCGTGATACCGCAGTTTCTATTCTTCGTGGTATTTCTATTCGTATGCCTTTGTTGATTTACGGTGCGGATGTACGAAATGAAGAAAACGAATTAACCATAGACAACTTTACGGACTTGGTGGACGACCAATCTTGGGAAGAGTTTATGCCCAAAGGCGTAGATAAAGCCACCTTTAAAAAGTTCAAAAAGTATTACGAGCCAGATGTATTCCGTGCAGCCGGCAAACGCATCAGAGCCTTAGCTCGTGCCACCGACCACGTGACCATTGAAGAACGAATAGAGCGCATCACTCATATTTTCGGTACCTTCAGAAACCCTGACAAAGAAACCGTATTGACTCCTTGGCGTGTAGTTAATATGCACTTGGGTGACTGTTTGGGCGGTTATGTCTTTTTAGATGAAACTCGTGAAAAAACAATCGCACATCCAAGTTATACATCACAAGGTCAGGTAACAGATGAAGTGTTTGCCACGGATGCTCGCATATTAGAAATCAATTCCAAATCGGGTCTGTATCCTTTGTATGTAGCGTATTCCATCTTCAGAACCCGTATCAAGGAGAAGTATCCTGACAAAGACCCCAACACACTCACAGTTGCACAACAGCAGGAATTATGGGATGAAACCGTAGCAGAAAATGTATTTGTGCTTTGTAAAACACCAATGGCAAAAAGCATTACCAAACGCACTTTGGTAGGCTTTAGAGTAGCCAATGTAAATACGCACTATTTTGAAGACATGGTGCGGCAAATTACCCAACGCCCCGAAAAGTTTATCGCAAAAATCAAAAAAGGGCAATCTTATTGGAAAGCAAATAACAACAACGATATGAAATTCAATGCAATCGTAGGGAATCCACCATATATGGAAATGGACGGTGGTGCACAAGCAAGCGCAAAACCAATCTATAACGAGTTTGTAGATATTGCCAAGAAAATTGAACCTGAATACATTTCTATGATTATGCCTACAAGGTGGTATTCAGGCGGTAAAGGACTTGACGATTTCAGGGAATCAATGATCAATGATAAACGTCTTGCCGTTCTCCATGACTATTTGAATCCTGATGAAGTATTTCCAAAAACCAACATTCGCGGGGGTATATGTTATTTTCTTTGGGATAAAAACTATGGTTCAGATTCTGAATTAACAGAAGTAGTCACACACAGAGAAGGAGAAGAAACCGTTTCTGTAATGCGTTCGTTGAAAAGTGGTGAGACAGAAATTTTTGTTAGACATAAGTCGGCACTGGATATTATAGAAAAAGTCAATGCATCTGATGATTTTAAAAGCTTCGAAGATTATGTGTCTCCTTTAAGGCCTTTCGGTTTTAGAGGGTATTTTACAAATGATGATAGATTTAGAAGTGAGTCAAAAGGTTTGAATAAACCAATTATTTGTTATGGCAAGGGCAAGAAAATAGGCTACGTAGAAGAAAGTGAAATTACTATCAGAAAAAAATGGATAAATCGCTTCAAAGTCTTCACTTCAAGAGCCAACAATATCGGTACTGAGTTAAATGATGATAACCTTAATACTTTTATTGGTGAGCCAGGTACGATATGTACTGAATCGTATATGGTATTGGGTGCTGATTTGAAATTAGAAAGAGAATCAGCAATAACTCTTTCAAAATATTGTTCTACAAAATTCGTGAGGTTTATGCACAGCTTGGCTAAAGCAAGTCAAGATGCAACTTCAAAAACTTACAAGTTTGTTCCCGTTCAAGACTTCACCCGTAACTCAGACATTGATTGGACAAAATCCATTCCTGAAATAGACCAACAGTTGTACAAAAAGTATCAGTTGAGTGCAGAGGAAGTGGCGTTTATAGAAAGTATGATTAAGCCGATGGCGTAA
- a CDS encoding nucleotidyl transferase AbiEii/AbiGii toxin family protein, which yields MLYKETVSSEMWELLQKLMKDEKLKEYILVGGTALALKMGHRLSVDIDLFTTKDFDSTAMLDYLHKTYGADPKASRLHNNTLLTYISDIKVDLITHKYPLLNPVEQKEGVRMISNDDIGAMKIHAIFQSGKRLKDFVDMYFLLDGKPLKHYLNAYENKYSGNVFWATRSLSYFDNIEKDYSVSMVKGKEKDWEKISKRLTKAVANPEMKFGTISKHQNRNNPPKKGGHFSSIR from the coding sequence ATGTTATACAAAGAAACAGTCAGCAGTGAGATGTGGGAACTTCTCCAAAAGCTGATGAAAGATGAAAAATTGAAAGAGTATATCCTGGTTGGGGGAACGGCTCTTGCTCTGAAAATGGGACACCGCCTGTCGGTTGATATTGATCTGTTTACCACAAAGGATTTTGATTCCACCGCTATGTTGGACTATTTACACAAAACCTATGGTGCTGATCCAAAAGCAAGCAGACTTCATAACAATACATTACTTACCTATATCAGTGATATAAAAGTTGATCTGATTACCCATAAGTATCCTCTGTTAAATCCTGTAGAACAAAAAGAAGGCGTTCGAATGATTTCCAATGATGATATAGGAGCGATGAAAATCCATGCTATTTTTCAAAGTGGCAAGAGATTAAAAGATTTTGTAGATATGTATTTTCTCCTTGATGGAAAACCACTCAAGCATTACCTCAATGCATATGAAAATAAATATTCGGGAAATGTGTTCTGGGCTACCCGTTCGCTTTCTTATTTCGATAATATCGAAAAAGACTACAGCGTATCGATGGTCAAAGGGAAAGAAAAGGATTGGGAAAAGATTTCCAAGCGATTAACAAAGGCTGTAGCTAACCCGGAAATGAAATTTGGGACAATATCAAAGCATCAAAATAGAAATAATCCTCCAAAAAAGGGCGGACATTTTAGTTCAATCCGATAA
- the mobB gene encoding conjugal transfer protein MobB: MIAKIGKGNNLYGAILYNQQKVDRENGAVLLLNKIPDTVDGKYSTAYFNKWFEPYLYANIKTEKTVRHVSLNPDPKDRVSDEQFTEMAKEYMERMGYGNQPYIVFKHTDIDRTHIHIVSTCVGIDGRKIPDDYDHPRSMAICRDLETKYSLHKATEQEQKQGNKIFKPVDYQRGDIKSQIALVVRYLPKYYQYTSLGAYNALLSLFNITAEEVKGERNGQTVSGLVYVALDENGNKVSNPFKASQFGKDAGVAQLQKHFEQSKEKMKTQTARSVLKNAVELAMHTTNNEAEFTKQLAEQGINTVIRRNDNGRIYGITFIDLESRSVWNGSALDRKLSANAFNDWWNNGDKPELKVQDNPVSKTNTLTDLPAKDLSEYIQQDDDHPFNIDFSSFSILPDFSRVEGYEEEQFAKRMKKKKKKGRRL; encoded by the coding sequence ATGATTGCAAAAATTGGGAAAGGAAATAATTTGTACGGAGCGATTTTGTACAACCAGCAGAAAGTGGACAGGGAAAACGGAGCGGTTTTGTTGCTGAACAAGATACCCGATACCGTGGATGGAAAATATTCAACTGCCTATTTTAATAAATGGTTTGAACCGTATTTGTATGCAAACATTAAAACGGAAAAAACGGTGCGGCATGTTTCATTGAACCCAGACCCGAAAGACAGGGTCAGCGATGAACAGTTTACCGAAATGGCAAAGGAATATATGGAACGGATGGGCTATGGCAACCAGCCTTATATCGTATTCAAGCATACGGATATTGACCGAACGCATATTCATATCGTTTCAACCTGTGTGGGCATTGACGGCAGGAAAATCCCGGATGATTACGACCATCCACGTTCAATGGCAATTTGTAGGGACTTGGAAACGAAATACAGCCTGCACAAAGCAACCGAGCAGGAGCAGAAACAGGGCAATAAGATTTTCAAACCTGTGGATTATCAGCGTGGAGACATCAAAAGCCAGATTGCTTTGGTAGTACGGTACTTGCCGAAATATTATCAATACACAAGTCTCGGAGCATATAACGCTTTGCTGTCGCTGTTCAATATCACAGCGGAAGAAGTCAAAGGCGAACGGAATGGTCAGACCGTAAGCGGATTGGTCTATGTGGCATTGGATGAAAACGGCAATAAGGTAAGCAATCCGTTCAAAGCATCGCAATTCGGAAAAGACGCGGGCGTTGCACAACTGCAAAAACACTTTGAGCAGTCCAAAGAAAAAATGAAAACCCAAACTGCAAGGTCTGTTTTAAAGAACGCTGTTGAACTGGCTATGCACACGACAAACAACGAAGCGGAATTTACAAAGCAACTTGCAGAACAGGGAATCAATACGGTTATCCGAAGGAACGACAACGGCCGGATTTACGGTATAACGTTCATCGACCTCGAAAGCCGTAGCGTTTGGAATGGTTCTGCATTGGACAGAAAACTGTCGGCAAATGCATTCAACGATTGGTGGAACAACGGAGATAAGCCCGAATTAAAGGTACAGGACAATCCTGTTTCCAAAACGAATACATTGACGGATTTACCGGCGAAAGACCTTTCTGAGTATATTCAGCAGGACGATGATCATCCCTTTAATATTGATTTTAGCTCATTTAGTATCTTGCCTGACTTTTCACGGGTCGAAGGTTACGAGGAAGAACAGTTTGCAAAAAGGATGAAGAAGAAAAAGAAGAAAGGGAGGAGATTGTGA
- a CDS encoding DUF6922 domain-containing protein: protein MKKTVKDIRKPTLHPKFFWDTDIEKLDWQKAYLTVIARIVERGGQDEIDEIIRFYGYKKVITAVRDKIHFLPDYAIEDALKFFPELKKEEMYCYLNRKDKPYHWI, encoded by the coding sequence ATGAAAAAAACAGTAAAAGATATCCGGAAACCTACTTTGCATCCTAAATTCTTTTGGGATACAGATATCGAAAAACTGGATTGGCAAAAAGCCTATCTTACTGTGATAGCACGTATCGTTGAACGCGGTGGACAGGACGAAATTGATGAGATTATCCGTTTCTACGGATATAAAAAAGTTATTACAGCAGTCCGTGACAAAATACACTTTCTTCCAGACTACGCCATTGAAGATGCCCTGAAATTCTTTCCTGAACTCAAAAAGGAAGAAATGTACTGTTATCTGAACCGTAAAGATAAACCGTATCACTGGATATAA
- a CDS encoding helix-turn-helix transcriptional regulator, with amino-acid sequence MNRIKEVLEEKGIKQTWLADKLGKSYNMVNGYVQNRQQPRLEVLFEIANILEIDVKELLKSNKEN; translated from the coding sequence ATGAACAGGATAAAGGAAGTACTCGAAGAAAAAGGAATTAAGCAAACCTGGTTGGCTGACAAGCTGGGAAAAAGTTACAACATGGTAAACGGCTATGTGCAAAACAGACAACAACCAAGATTGGAAGTACTTTTTGAGATAGCAAATATTCTTGAAATTGATGTAAAAGAACTTTTGAAGTCCAATAAAGAAAATTAA
- the mobA gene encoding conjugal transfer protein MobA: MEEKDSKQIRKTGRKPKIDPAVHRYSINLNAEDNAKFLALFDQSGMKIIAHFITACIFDKTVKTVKIDMDAVEYHEKLTRFFSQFRGIGTNYNQIVKLLYRNFSEKKPLHTFLRWKKKPLNW, translated from the coding sequence ATGGAAGAAAAGGACAGTAAACAGATTAGGAAAACAGGGAGGAAACCGAAGATTGACCCTGCGGTTCATCGGTATTCCATTAACCTGAATGCAGAAGACAATGCCAAATTCCTTGCCCTTTTTGACCAATCAGGGATGAAGATAATAGCACATTTCATTACAGCCTGCATCTTTGACAAGACGGTAAAGACCGTCAAAATTGATATGGATGCGGTAGAATACCACGAAAAACTCACCCGATTTTTCAGCCAGTTCAGGGGAATCGGAACCAATTACAACCAGATAGTGAAGCTGTTGTACCGCAATTTTTCGGAGAAAAAGCCGCTGCATACCTTTTTAAGATGGAAAAAGAAACCATTGAATTGGTAA
- a CDS encoding ATP-binding protein has protein sequence MREEMAQLDYIKDIAKYGLENDQERLLSVLNELIEHSKKTKKLNFAIQLQSILKDALRFQKTNGLTKVGSEAYLNRIEDKEISELILEKITSDYTLNNIIANEKVYNELKFFIEEHQKIDVLQQFGLPVSNKLLLYGPSGCGKTLASYVIAGELEKMMVVINLGAIVSSKLGETSKNLSKIFKKAAIEDCIVFLDEFDSLGKIRDYSQDHGEMKRVVNTILQLFDYLPQSSIVIAATNQKDMLDEALLRRFDNIIAFQLPNETDIKKLIDLVLQNGNFKFDNKTAANRIIKQCVGLSYYSIQKTLITAIKRSLFATKEPQKILFAKIGTSIWQKLVETEKQSLNV, from the coding sequence TTGCGGGAAGAAATGGCACAATTAGATTACATAAAAGATATAGCAAAATATGGTCTTGAAAACGACCAAGAACGCTTATTGTCTGTGCTAAACGAGTTGATTGAGCATTCAAAGAAAACTAAAAAGCTCAACTTTGCCATTCAACTTCAATCCATTCTAAAAGATGCTTTAAGGTTTCAAAAAACTAACGGATTAACTAAAGTTGGTTCAGAAGCTTATCTCAATAGAATTGAAGACAAAGAAATCTCTGAACTGATTTTAGAGAAAATTACCTCTGATTATACTTTAAATAATATCATTGCAAATGAAAAGGTATATAATGAGCTAAAATTTTTCATCGAAGAACATCAAAAGATAGATGTACTACAACAATTCGGTTTGCCTGTTTCCAATAAGTTGCTATTATACGGTCCGTCAGGTTGTGGAAAAACTTTAGCTTCTTATGTTATTGCAGGTGAATTAGAAAAGATGATGGTTGTTATCAATTTAGGAGCAATCGTATCTTCTAAATTAGGCGAAACAAGTAAAAACCTTTCCAAAATATTCAAGAAAGCTGCCATAGAAGATTGTATTGTATTTTTGGATGAATTTGATAGTTTGGGTAAAATCAGAGATTACAGTCAAGACCACGGAGAAATGAAACGTGTTGTCAATACTATTCTTCAATTGTTTGACTATCTCCCTCAAAGTAGTATTGTTATTGCAGCAACCAATCAAAAAGATATGTTGGATGAAGCCTTGTTAAGAAGGTTTGACAATATCATAGCATTTCAGCTACCCAATGAAACCGATATCAAGAAACTAATTGATTTAGTATTGCAAAATGGCAATTTCAAATTTGACAATAAAACTGCTGCAAACAGAATTATAAAGCAATGTGTCGGTTTATCCTATTACAGCATCCAAAAAACACTAATTACTGCAATCAAGCGTTCTCTGTTTGCAACCAAAGAGCCACAAAAAATATTGTTTGCCAAAATAGGTACTTCCATTTGGCAGAAACTTGTTGAAACAGAAAAACAGTCTTTAAACGTCTAA
- a CDS encoding DEAD/DEAH box helicase family protein: protein MKFTSSLKLKLIYVFRINDAAHSGCLKIGEATSDNENIWGLEPNSKALNKAAKQRIDQYTQTAGIAYDLLYTELTIYNDKNGLKAFSDHEVHNVLTRSGVKKKIFDSKNKANEWFITDLETVKKAIAAVKEGKDSLHSSEISETQNPIVFRPEQKEAIEKTAKQFKKGNEMLWFAKMRFGKTLSALKVVKEHEFTRTLILTHRPVVDKGWFEDFGKIFYDAPQYLYGSKNQGNQFTTLERECKKGNSKYIYFASMQDLRGSELVGGNFNKNDEIFGTTWDFVIVDEAHEGTQTELGTNVLRELKKEHTKVLHLSGTPFNLLDNYQEEEIYTWDYVMEQKAKADWDKIHFGDPNPYAPLPKLNIFTYDLGKLLHGYIDEEVAFNFREFFRVNETGSFLHEKDVFSFLNLICKSDAESNYPYSTEEYRSNFRHSLWMVPGVKEAKALSAMLKLHPVFGQFDIVNVAGDGDEEEANEEALKKVEKAIGDNPHETYTITLSCGRLTTGVSVKAWTAVFMLSGSHNTSASAYMQTIFRVQTPATINGKVKEECFVFDFAPDRTLKVIAETAKVSAKAGKTTGEDRKIMGEFLNFCPIIAFDGSRMRDYDVNGMLEQLKKVYIERVVNNGFEDQHLYNRDQLMQLDDVEVEEFNGLKKVIGSTKAMPKSKDIEINKQGFTEEDYEQIEQAQKKKKKNLVPKRTNC from the coding sequence ATGAAGTTTACATCATCATTAAAGCTCAAGTTAATCTATGTTTTTCGCATCAATGATGCTGCCCATAGCGGATGTTTGAAAATAGGAGAAGCAACTTCAGACAATGAAAATATTTGGGGACTTGAACCGAACAGCAAAGCACTTAACAAAGCGGCCAAACAGCGTATTGACCAATACACCCAAACAGCAGGGATTGCCTATGACTTACTCTACACTGAGCTGACCATTTACAATGATAAAAACGGACTCAAAGCTTTTTCTGACCATGAGGTTCATAATGTGCTTACTCGCTCAGGTGTAAAAAAGAAAATCTTCGATTCCAAAAACAAAGCAAATGAGTGGTTTATAACTGATCTTGAAACTGTAAAAAAAGCTATCGCAGCTGTAAAAGAAGGCAAAGATTCACTGCATTCCAGTGAAATTTCAGAAACCCAAAACCCAATTGTATTCAGACCAGAACAAAAAGAAGCGATTGAAAAAACCGCCAAGCAATTCAAGAAAGGAAACGAAATGCTTTGGTTTGCAAAAATGCGTTTTGGAAAAACACTTTCGGCTCTCAAAGTTGTAAAGGAACATGAATTCACTAGAACCCTTATTCTAACACACCGCCCTGTTGTGGATAAGGGTTGGTTTGAAGACTTTGGAAAAATATTCTATGATGCGCCACAGTATTTGTATGGTTCAAAAAATCAAGGTAATCAGTTTACCACACTAGAAAGAGAATGTAAAAAAGGAAATTCCAAGTACATCTACTTTGCATCCATGCAAGACCTCAGAGGTTCAGAATTGGTAGGTGGCAATTTCAATAAAAATGATGAAATCTTTGGAACAACTTGGGATTTCGTAATTGTAGATGAAGCACATGAAGGTACACAAACTGAATTAGGAACTAATGTGCTTCGGGAACTTAAAAAAGAGCATACGAAGGTACTGCATCTTTCAGGAACCCCCTTCAATTTACTAGACAACTATCAAGAAGAAGAAATCTATACTTGGGATTATGTGATGGAGCAAAAAGCCAAAGCAGATTGGGATAAAATTCACTTTGGCGACCCAAATCCGTATGCACCACTACCAAAGCTCAATATTTTCACATACGACCTTGGGAAATTGCTACACGGCTATATTGATGAAGAAGTAGCGTTTAATTTCCGTGAGTTTTTTAGGGTAAATGAAACGGGAAGTTTTCTTCATGAGAAGGATGTGTTTTCATTCTTAAATCTCATTTGTAAATCTGATGCTGAAAGTAATTACCCCTATTCTACAGAAGAATACCGCAGTAATTTTAGGCATTCACTTTGGATGGTGCCAGGTGTAAAAGAAGCCAAAGCCTTGAGTGCCATGCTTAAATTACACCCTGTTTTTGGTCAATTTGACATTGTAAATGTGGCAGGTGACGGAGATGAAGAGGAAGCAAACGAAGAAGCACTTAAAAAAGTAGAAAAAGCCATTGGTGACAATCCGCATGAAACCTACACCATTACCCTTTCTTGCGGACGTTTAACCACAGGTGTTTCTGTAAAAGCTTGGACGGCAGTTTTTATGCTTTCAGGCTCACACAATACTTCTGCTTCTGCCTATATGCAAACCATATTCAGAGTGCAGACCCCTGCCACCATTAACGGTAAGGTAAAGGAAGAGTGCTTTGTTTTCGACTTTGCCCCTGACCGAACGCTGAAAGTCATTGCCGAAACGGCTAAAGTTTCTGCCAAGGCAGGAAAGACCACAGGCGAAGACCGCAAGATTATGGGTGAGTTCTTGAACTTCTGCCCCATTATCGCCTTTGACGGTTCTCGAATGAGGGATTATGACGTAAATGGCATGCTCGAACAACTCAAAAAGGTGTATATCGAGCGGGTTGTGAACAATGGCTTTGAAGACCAACATCTGTACAACCGTGACCAATTGATGCAATTGGATGATGTGGAGGTGGAAGAATTCAATGGACTGAAAAAAGTGATTGGCAGCACTAAAGCCATGCCTAAAAGCAAAGACATAGAAATAAATAAACAGGGCTTTACAGAAGAAGATTACGAACAAATAGAACAAGCCCAAAAGAAGAAGAAAAAGAACTTAGTCCCGAAGAGAACGAATTGTTAG
- a CDS encoding DUF488 domain-containing protein — translation MFYRRKIILGLIELLGGEVEKLRLQKLLFLYAMKKQNPEYDFVPYKFGCYSYSAKADMNTMVKRGFLSETENKYKSNTTTYFQKLKLEDARLLQEVVSNYGQMSSNALIKHTYLNFPFYAIRSTIAKEVLTGNLYDRVEQATPKGEETTLFTIGYEGISLEMYLQKLIKNNIKLLIDVRKNPLSMKFGFSKTLLKRYCNSMKIEYLHIPEVGINSDKRQQLETQDDYNRLFTDYRNTTLLETTTSQKQILDLLKEYNRIALTCFEAKPCQCHRTHLAEAIAKSPDFTYSLKHL, via the coding sequence ATGTTTTATAGACGAAAAATCATATTAGGTTTAATAGAATTACTTGGTGGTGAAGTAGAGAAGCTCCGACTTCAAAAATTACTTTTTTTATATGCCATGAAAAAGCAAAACCCAGAGTATGATTTTGTTCCGTACAAATTTGGGTGTTATTCCTATTCCGCCAAAGCAGACATGAATACCATGGTCAAAAGAGGTTTTCTATCAGAAACCGAAAACAAATATAAGAGCAATACAACAACCTATTTTCAAAAGCTAAAATTAGAAGATGCTAGGCTTTTGCAGGAGGTAGTTTCGAATTATGGACAAATGAGCAGCAATGCCCTCATCAAACATACGTATTTGAACTTTCCGTTTTATGCCATACGAAGCACCATAGCCAAGGAGGTGTTGACTGGTAATTTATATGACCGAGTAGAGCAAGCTACCCCTAAAGGCGAAGAAACCACTTTGTTTACCATTGGCTATGAGGGTATTTCCTTAGAAATGTATTTGCAAAAGCTTATAAAGAATAATATAAAGCTGCTAATCGATGTTCGGAAAAATCCTTTGAGTATGAAGTTTGGCTTTAGTAAAACATTGCTTAAGCGTTATTGTAACAGCATGAAAATTGAATACTTGCATATCCCTGAAGTGGGTATCAACTCGGACAAACGTCAGCAATTGGAAACACAAGATGATTACAACCGTTTGTTTACCGATTACCGAAACACAACCTTATTAGAAACAACCACATCACAAAAACAGATTTTAGACCTCTTAAAAGAATACAACCGTATTGCTTTAACATGTTTTGAAGCGAAACCCTGTCAGTGTCATCGTACACATTTAGCAGAAGCTATTGCAAAGTCACCTGATTTCACTTACTCGTTAAAACATCTTTAA